The proteins below come from a single Candidatus Omnitrophota bacterium genomic window:
- the glgA gene encoding glycogen synthase GlgA: MKIACIASEVDPFAKTGGLADVAAALPKALAQLGHDVRIIMPLYRQVDRKTCDLHPMHLGVAVAFGPRVMTAQLWQGMLPKTKIPTYFIDCPLLFDRDGLYQVQGKDFPDNLERFSLFSQAALRALPLVNWRPDVVHCHDWQSALAVVHLKHGAIAREPFFSGLPTVLTIHNLAYQGLFLKEQWWLTQLPESLFGIDGLEFYGQINCLKGGLVSADQLTTVSPTYAREIQTNAFGCGLEGVLGLRAGDLRGILNGIDSEEWNPSTDPHLAAAYSADSPQRKVTCKQALQQSQRLPPRRDLLIGMIQRLADQKGIDIVVQAMETLMQLPVQIVILGTGDPAYHRQFEVLAKRFPEKLAVNLTFNNALAHQIEAGADAFLMPSRFEPCGLNQMYSMRYGTVPIVKRVGGLADTVTDANGFIFEDHTAEALVAAITQTLVAFANPARWRQLMQTGMRADFSWTRSASDYLRVYQQAITKTKATARG, from the coding sequence ATGAAAATCGCTTGCATCGCCTCAGAGGTCGACCCGTTCGCCAAGACCGGCGGGTTGGCGGATGTCGCGGCGGCCCTGCCCAAGGCGCTGGCCCAACTGGGCCACGATGTCCGGATCATCATGCCGCTGTACCGGCAGGTGGATCGCAAGACATGTGATCTGCACCCGATGCATCTCGGTGTCGCCGTCGCGTTCGGGCCGCGCGTCATGACGGCGCAGCTGTGGCAGGGGATGCTGCCGAAGACAAAGATCCCGACGTATTTCATCGACTGCCCGCTGCTCTTCGATCGCGACGGGCTCTACCAGGTGCAGGGGAAAGATTTTCCGGATAATCTTGAGCGGTTCAGCCTCTTTTCTCAGGCCGCTCTGCGCGCCTTGCCGCTCGTCAACTGGCGGCCGGATGTGGTGCATTGCCATGATTGGCAAAGCGCGCTGGCCGTCGTCCACCTGAAGCACGGCGCCATCGCCCGCGAGCCGTTTTTTTCCGGCCTGCCAACGGTGCTGACCATCCACAATTTGGCCTATCAAGGGCTGTTCTTGAAAGAGCAGTGGTGGCTCACACAGCTGCCCGAGTCGCTCTTCGGGATCGACGGCCTGGAGTTTTACGGGCAGATCAACTGCTTGAAAGGCGGTCTGGTGTCGGCGGATCAGCTGACGACGGTTAGCCCCACCTATGCGCGCGAGATTCAGACGAACGCATTTGGCTGCGGGTTGGAAGGCGTCTTAGGTCTGCGCGCCGGCGATCTCAGAGGCATTCTCAACGGCATCGATTCTGAGGAGTGGAATCCATCGACCGATCCCCATCTTGCCGCCGCCTATTCGGCGGACAGTCCGCAGCGCAAAGTGACGTGCAAGCAAGCCCTGCAGCAGAGCCAGCGCTTGCCGCCGCGCCGCGACTTGCTCATCGGGATGATCCAGCGGTTGGCCGATCAAAAGGGCATTGATATCGTCGTGCAAGCGATGGAGACGCTCATGCAACTCCCGGTCCAGATCGTCATCCTGGGGACCGGCGATCCGGCCTATCACCGGCAATTCGAGGTATTGGCCAAGCGATTTCCTGAAAAACTCGCGGTGAATCTGACGTTCAATAACGCGCTGGCCCACCAGATCGAGGCGGGGGCTGACGCATTTTTGATGCCCTCCCGGTTTGAGCCGTGCGGGCTGAACCAGATGTACAGCATGCGCTACGGCACCGTCCCCATCGTCAAGCGCGTCGGAGGGTTGGCCGATACGGTGACCGACGCCAACGGGTTTATCTTCGAGGACCATACAGCGGAAGCGCTGGTGGCCGCCATCACGCAAACGCTCGTCGCATTCGCCAATCCGGCGCGCTGGCGGCAATTGATGCAGACCGGCATGCGCGCCGATTTTTCCTGGACCCGCTCCGCCTCCGATTACCTCCGCGTGTATCAACAAGCCATTACGAAAACCAAAGCTACTGCACGTGGTTGA
- a CDS encoding DUF1957 domain-containing protein has product MPQGYLALILHTHLPFIRHPEHHDFLEERWLFEAITETYLPLLERFQRLLNDHVPYRVTMSLTPTLLAMLADPLLQTRYERHLEQLIELAEKEIWRTRWEPPFHRLALLYHHRFVTARQLYVETYRRNLLTPFRELMDAGVLEGITCAATHGYLPLMDGQRQAVRAQIAVGVSAFEHAFGRRPAGIWLPECGYHPDHDWVLKEFGLRYCLVDAHGVLFGSPRPKYGVYAPVFCKSGVAAFGRDLESSKSVWSAEEGYPGDYEYREFYRDIGYDLDYEYMRPYLNGDGIRLNTGIKYYRITGQTNDKQPYDPDRALEKASAHAANFMFNREKQIEYLRSVMDRPPVIISPYDTELFGHWWFEGPDWLELLIRKAHFDQQVFTLATPSDYLREFPRNQVVQPTMSSWGNGGYNDVWLCGANDWIYRHLHKMSEQMTQLADEYPQADAYRTRLLNQCARELLLAQSSDWAFILKTQTHTAYAYRRIHRHLARFRALHDAARRGAMEHGQLTAIEHQDNLFPFLDYRVYASRR; this is encoded by the coding sequence ATGCCCCAGGGCTACTTGGCACTCATCTTGCATACGCACCTGCCGTTTATCCGGCATCCTGAACATCACGATTTTCTCGAAGAGCGATGGCTGTTTGAAGCCATCACCGAGACGTACCTGCCGCTGCTGGAGCGCTTTCAGCGGCTGCTCAACGACCACGTACCCTATCGCGTGACCATGTCGCTGACCCCCACCCTGCTGGCGATGCTGGCGGATCCGCTGCTGCAAACCCGCTATGAGCGGCACTTAGAGCAGCTCATCGAGCTCGCAGAAAAAGAAATCTGGCGCACCCGGTGGGAGCCGCCGTTTCATCGCCTCGCCTTGCTGTACCACCATCGGTTTGTCACCGCGCGGCAGCTCTACGTGGAGACGTACCGGCGCAATCTGCTCACTCCGTTTCGGGAGCTGATGGATGCGGGTGTGCTGGAGGGGATCACGTGCGCGGCGACGCATGGGTATCTGCCGCTCATGGACGGGCAGCGCCAGGCGGTGCGCGCGCAAATCGCCGTCGGTGTTTCGGCGTTTGAGCATGCCTTCGGTCGGCGGCCGGCGGGGATCTGGCTGCCGGAGTGCGGCTATCATCCCGACCATGACTGGGTGCTCAAAGAGTTCGGCCTGCGGTATTGTCTCGTCGACGCCCATGGCGTGTTGTTCGGCTCGCCCCGGCCGAAATACGGCGTGTACGCTCCGGTCTTCTGCAAGAGCGGTGTGGCGGCTTTCGGCCGGGATCTGGAGTCGTCGAAAAGCGTGTGGAGCGCTGAGGAAGGCTATCCCGGCGATTATGAGTACCGGGAATTTTATCGGGATATCGGCTACGATCTTGATTACGAGTACATGCGGCCGTACTTGAACGGCGACGGCATCCGGCTCAACACCGGCATCAAATATTACCGCATTACCGGTCAGACCAATGACAAGCAGCCGTATGACCCTGATCGCGCCCTGGAGAAAGCCTCCGCGCACGCCGCGAATTTCATGTTCAATCGCGAGAAGCAAATCGAGTATCTCCGATCGGTCATGGATCGCCCGCCCGTCATCATCAGCCCGTATGACACCGAGCTCTTCGGCCATTGGTGGTTTGAAGGCCCGGACTGGCTAGAATTGCTGATTCGCAAGGCGCATTTCGATCAGCAAGTCTTCACCCTGGCCACGCCGTCGGACTACCTGCGGGAATTTCCGCGCAATCAGGTGGTGCAGCCGACCATGTCGAGCTGGGGCAACGGCGGGTACAACGATGTGTGGCTCTGCGGCGCCAACGATTGGATCTATCGGCACCTGCATAAAATGTCGGAGCAGATGACGCAGCTGGCGGATGAGTATCCGCAGGCGGACGCCTACCGCACCCGGCTGCTCAACCAATGCGCGCGAGAGCTGCTGCTCGCGCAGTCCTCGGATTGGGCCTTTATTCTGAAAACGCAAACACACACGGCCTACGCCTACCGGCGCATCCATCGGCACCTGGCTCGCTTCCGGGCGCTTCATGACGCCGCGCGGCGCGGCGCGATGGAGCATGGGCAGTTGACGGCGATCGAACACCAAGACAACCTCTTTCCATTCCTCGATTACCGCGTCTATGCCAGCCGCCGTTAG
- the pfkB gene encoding 1-phosphofructokinase, translating into MIATVTFNPSLDEWVTLSSLKLGVLNRAAGWSRYAGGKGINVSRVVRELGGRTIAFGLAGGEDGTILRERLNRMTLPHVFVDVPGSTRNNYKIQSALPPALTEINCPGPRVRAAAINRLQRALLRQAGGLRGVALSGSLPPGVPPTIYARWIRRLRRRRIPAVLDASGVALRRGCGAHPWLVKPNRQEAEELLGRRLSSFRQVVDAAQAVSRQARSIVILSLGKEGAVLASSGASWLARPPAVRVDSAVGAGDSLVGGLLFGWLQTGSLLEAFRLGIACGAATAMTPGTELCHRRDVYRILPRIKIKRVS; encoded by the coding sequence ATGATTGCCACTGTCACCTTCAATCCCTCCCTCGATGAGTGGGTGACACTCTCCTCGCTGAAGCTTGGGGTTCTCAATCGCGCCGCCGGGTGGAGCCGCTACGCAGGCGGCAAGGGCATTAACGTCTCCCGCGTCGTCCGCGAGCTCGGCGGCCGCACCATCGCCTTCGGCCTGGCCGGGGGAGAAGACGGCACGATCCTCCGCGAGCGCCTCAACCGGATGACGCTGCCGCACGTGTTTGTCGATGTCCCCGGCTCGACGAGAAACAATTATAAGATCCAATCCGCGCTCCCCCCAGCGCTCACAGAAATCAACTGTCCCGGGCCCAGGGTGCGAGCCGCAGCCATTAACCGATTGCAGCGAGCTCTTCTGCGGCAGGCTGGAGGCCTCCGCGGTGTTGCCCTCTCAGGCAGCCTTCCACCCGGGGTCCCTCCGACCATCTACGCGCGGTGGATTCGGCGGTTGCGCCGCCGCCGGATTCCAGCGGTCTTGGATGCGTCGGGCGTGGCACTCCGCCGCGGATGCGGCGCTCATCCCTGGCTGGTGAAACCGAATCGGCAAGAAGCGGAAGAGCTTCTCGGCAGGCGGCTCTCGTCGTTTCGGCAGGTGGTGGATGCCGCGCAGGCCGTGTCGAGGCAGGCGCGAAGCATCGTGATCCTCTCGCTTGGCAAAGAGGGGGCGGTGCTGGCCTCCTCCGGAGCCTCCTGGCTGGCGCGCCCTCCCGCCGTTCGGGTGGACTCCGCGGTGGGCGCTGGCGATTCGCTCGTGGGGGGATTGCTGTTTGGCTGGCTGCAGACAGGGTCGCTGCTCGAGGCGTTTCGGCTTGGGATCGCCTGCGGCGCGGCCACCGCCATGACGCCGGGCACTGAACTGTGCCACCGCCGAGACGTCTATCGGATCTTGCCTCGCATCAAGATCAAGCGCGTGTCTTGA
- a CDS encoding DUF4912 domain-containing protein: MPLKASTKKPRNARLASTLVSALKKKAAAVVRKAVAKRPMARARSTSPAARPPAAKPSPRPRVIRRSIVRKPARGPTVRAAQPRPSPAKSAQRGAPAIEKPRAKRRAAAFEAMRRPAMSLSAPPQPFSPPASSGGGQAPSPAFEETFAIPAGYGEDRIVLMVKDPWWLYAYWEIQPATERAARSQLLPHEVADLSSVLRVYDVTDADFPAQPAHGFFDIPLSGLATNWYIEVSKPNRSFVVEIGLLTRQGRFLLLARSNRVTTPRFGPSDVFDEEWMVSDEDYWKLFGMTAGIGMGASPTALKKFMEQLPSSALFSPGAFSPGMFSPVKQQRARAFWLRVDAELIVYGATDPKAAVTIQGQPVALRDDGTFSVRMALPDGTQTIPVEATSPDHVETRTITPVVTRRTERSETLRESTDASRPAPSKQPNPVSS, from the coding sequence CCGCGGTGGTGAGGAAGGCTGTGGCGAAACGGCCGATGGCGCGCGCGCGGTCCACATCGCCCGCAGCCCGCCCGCCCGCCGCAAAACCGTCCCCAAGGCCCCGCGTCATCCGGCGCTCCATCGTCCGCAAGCCGGCTCGCGGCCCAACCGTCAGAGCCGCCCAACCTCGTCCGAGCCCGGCGAAAAGCGCCCAGCGGGGAGCCCCAGCCATCGAGAAACCGCGCGCCAAGCGCCGCGCGGCCGCCTTTGAAGCCATGCGGCGCCCGGCGATGAGCCTGAGCGCGCCGCCGCAGCCCTTCAGCCCCCCCGCCTCTTCCGGGGGCGGGCAAGCGCCCTCGCCGGCATTCGAGGAAACGTTTGCGATTCCGGCAGGCTATGGCGAGGATCGCATCGTGCTGATGGTCAAGGATCCGTGGTGGCTGTATGCGTATTGGGAAATCCAGCCGGCCACGGAGCGCGCGGCGCGCAGCCAATTGCTGCCCCATGAGGTAGCGGATCTTTCGTCGGTGTTGCGGGTCTATGACGTCACCGATGCGGATTTTCCCGCGCAGCCGGCCCATGGGTTTTTTGATATCCCGCTCTCCGGCCTGGCGACGAATTGGTACATCGAGGTGAGCAAGCCCAACCGGTCGTTCGTCGTGGAGATCGGGCTGCTGACTCGGCAGGGGCGGTTTTTGCTGCTCGCGCGATCGAATCGGGTGACGACCCCGCGCTTCGGGCCGTCCGACGTCTTCGATGAAGAGTGGATGGTGTCTGACGAAGATTACTGGAAGCTCTTCGGGATGACCGCCGGCATCGGCATGGGGGCCAGCCCGACGGCGCTGAAGAAATTCATGGAGCAGCTGCCCTCCTCGGCCCTGTTTTCTCCCGGGGCGTTTTCCCCCGGCATGTTCTCTCCGGTGAAACAGCAACGCGCCCGCGCCTTTTGGCTGCGCGTGGATGCGGAGCTGATTGTCTATGGCGCCACCGATCCGAAGGCTGCGGTGACGATCCAAGGCCAGCCGGTGGCGCTGCGCGATGACGGCACGTTTAGCGTCCGGATGGCGCTGCCGGATGGCACGCAGACCATCCCGGTGGAAGCCACCTCGCCGGATCATGTGGAGACGCGCACGATTACGCCCGTAGTCACGCGCCGCACCGAGCGCTCGGAAACTCTCCGCGAGTCCACCGATGCCTCAAGGCCCGCGCCGTCGAAGCAGCCTAACCCCGTCTCCTCGTAA